The following are encoded together in the Astyanax mexicanus isolate ESR-SI-001 chromosome 8, AstMex3_surface, whole genome shotgun sequence genome:
- the rgs13 gene encoding regulator of G-protein signaling 13 produces MPSLLPGTNELDNMSKEERPPQAQRKDFKWRLQCKFAKSPMAEKIKPGETLLWSQSLEALLKSKYGMATFQAFLKSEFSDENIEFWLICEDFKKIRSSRLSSRAKKIFDLYIQAEAPKEINIDHHTREVIRQNVQAPTRLCFDDAQKIVFGLMEKDSYPRFLRSDIYRTLLESVSNIISI; encoded by the exons ATGCCAAGCTTACTGCCCGGCACCAACGAACTGGACAACATGAGCAAAGAGGAGAGACCACCACAAGCTCA GAGGAAAGACTTCAAGTGGAGGCTTCAATGCAAATTCGCAAAGTCCCCAATGGCAGAAAA GATTAAACCTGGTGAGACTCTCCTCTGGTCCCAGTCACTGGAAGCTCTTCTCAAATCCAAAT ATGGTATGGCAACCTTCCAGGCCTTCCTGAAATCTGAGTTCAGCGACGAGAACATTGAATTCTGGCTGATCTGTGAAGACTTCAAGAAGATCCGATCTTCCAGACTCAGCTCCAGAGCCAAGAAGATCTTCGATCTCTACATCCAGGCTGAAGCACCCAAAGAG ATCAACATCGACCATCATACCCGGGAAGTCATCAGGCAGAATGTTCAGGCTCCTACCAGGTTGTGCTTCGATGATGCGCAGAAGATTGTGTTCGGTCTGATGGAGAAAGACTCGTACCCAAGGTTCCTGCGGTCGGACATCTACAGAACCCTTCTGGAATCAGTCTCGAATATCATCAGCATATGA
- the LOC103038785 gene encoding regulator of G-protein signaling 21-like yields MEVATEGQENAGGPQHPPRFNTHRRWKSKLHLLLKKKKKLPVSNQPERRELLYRPTQSEVQQWGQSLEKLLVHPCGVLVFQMFSKSEFCEENLEFWLACEDFKKSKTSETLAIKAQNIYDKFLRKDSPKEINLDFRTKEHINQCLQQPSSNSFDEAQRRIFYLMENNSYPRFLESDFYQGLSSSKGLHGPHKPQC; encoded by the exons ATGGAGGTCGCCACAGAGGGACAGGAAAATGCCGGGGGACCACAGCATCCCCCCAGGTTTAACAC ACACAGACGCTGGAAATCTAAACTTCACCTGctgctgaagaagaagaagaagcttccAGTATCAAACCAACCAGAGAGACGGGAATTATTATATAG accAACCCAAAGTGAAGTGCAGCAGTGGGGTCAGTCTCTGGAGAAGCTTCTCGTCCATCCGT GTGGAGTGCTGGTGTTCCAGATGTTCTCGAAGTCAGAGTTCTGTGAGGAGAACCTAGAGTTCTGGCTGGCCTGCGAAGACTTCAAGAAGAGCAAGACATCAGAAACACTCGCCATCAAAGCACAGAATATTTATGATAAATTCCTCAGGAAAGACTCTCCGAAAGAG ATCAACTTGGACTTTCGCACCAAAGAGCATATTAACCAGTGTCTCCAGCAGCCGTCCTCTAACAGTTTCGATGAAGCTCAGAGAAGAATCTTCTACCTGATGGAGAATAACAGCTACCCTCGCTTTCTTGAGTCAGACTTTTACCAAGGCCTGAGTAGCTCTAAGGGGCTACATGGACCCCATAAGCCACAGTGCTGA